A window of the Alphaproteobacteria bacterium genome harbors these coding sequences:
- a CDS encoding IS110 family transposase, which produces MTEVTTIGVDLAKNVFQIHGVDASGQPVIRRQLKRSQVLPFFKKQPPCLVGMEACASGHHWAREVSKLGHEVRLMPARYVKPYVKRNKNDAADAEVICEAVTRPTMRFVPIKTQEQQSGLMQHRTRKLFVRQRTALINAMRAHLAEFGIVAGVGRNGVEKLVRLIDKGDDERVPSAARECLLALRDQLEAIKFRIHELDLRILAWHRSSELSLRLGDIPGVGPLIATALIASIPDPHAFRSGRDVSAWIGLVPKQNSTGGKERLGHISKAGDRYLRSLLMIGAFSLIKRAKQAGSTPRPWLAALLARRPTKVAAIALANKIARIAWAMMVRGTRYSEPAVRAA; this is translated from the coding sequence ATGACCGAAGTTACCACGATCGGAGTTGATCTCGCGAAGAACGTTTTTCAGATCCATGGCGTCGATGCGTCGGGCCAGCCGGTGATCCGCCGCCAGTTGAAGCGCAGCCAGGTCTTGCCGTTCTTCAAGAAGCAACCGCCCTGCCTGGTCGGCATGGAAGCCTGCGCCAGTGGCCATCACTGGGCCCGCGAGGTCTCCAAGTTGGGGCACGAGGTGCGTCTGATGCCAGCGCGTTACGTGAAGCCCTACGTCAAGCGCAACAAGAACGACGCGGCGGACGCGGAAGTGATCTGCGAGGCGGTGACAAGGCCGACCATGCGGTTCGTGCCCATCAAGACTCAGGAACAGCAGAGCGGGCTGATGCAGCACCGGACGCGCAAGCTGTTCGTGCGCCAGCGCACCGCGTTGATCAACGCCATGCGAGCCCATCTGGCCGAGTTCGGCATCGTTGCCGGGGTCGGTCGCAATGGGGTCGAGAAGCTGGTGCGCCTGATTGACAAGGGTGATGACGAGCGTGTGCCGTCAGCGGCGCGAGAGTGCCTGCTGGCGCTGCGTGATCAGCTCGAGGCGATCAAGTTCAGGATCCACGAGTTAGACCTGCGTATCCTGGCCTGGCATCGCTCGAGCGAACTCAGTCTGCGCCTCGGCGATATCCCCGGGGTCGGCCCGTTGATCGCCACCGCTCTCATTGCCAGCATACCCGATCCCCATGCCTTCAGATCGGGCCGCGACGTGTCCGCCTGGATCGGTCTTGTGCCGAAGCAGAACTCGACCGGCGGCAAGGAGCGCTTGGGTCACATCTCGAAGGCCGGCGACCGCTATCTGCGATCACTGCTGATGATCGGCGCCTTCTCTCTGATCAAACGCGCCAAGCAGGCAGGCAGCACGCCGCGACCGTGGCTTGCGGCGCTGCTGGCACGGCGACCGACGAAGGTCGCAGCCATCGCGCTGGCCAACAAGATCGCCCGCATCGCCTGGGCCATGATGGTCCGCGGCACACGATACAGCGAACCTGCAGTTCGGGCCGCTTGA
- a CDS encoding MarR family transcriptional regulator — protein sequence MAETFREGLVSYLLARASFAVSGPFAAALKEHRITQRQWRILGTLWDSEGMRLGELAAAVMCEQSTATRLVDRLVADGLVDKRPASDDRRKVQLVLTPKGRAETRQLVALSDELERDFAASYGEQNTEALKAELRDLIGRYS from the coding sequence ATGGCGGAGACGTTTCGCGAGGGGCTGGTATCCTATCTTTTGGCGCGGGCCAGCTTTGCCGTCAGCGGGCCCTTCGCGGCGGCGCTGAAGGAACACCGCATCACCCAGCGGCAATGGCGCATTCTGGGCACGCTGTGGGACAGCGAGGGCATGCGGCTCGGCGAATTGGCCGCTGCCGTGATGTGCGAACAATCGACGGCCACCCGGCTGGTCGACCGCCTGGTGGCCGATGGCTTGGTCGACAAGCGCCCCGCCAGCGATGACCGGCGCAAGGTGCAACTAGTGCTGACGCCCAAGGGGCGGGCAGAAACCCGGCAGCTGGTGGCTCTTTCGGATGAATTGGAGCGGGACTTCGCGGCCAGCTACGGCGAACAGAATACCGAGGCCTTGAAGGCCGAACTCAGGGACCTGATCGGGCGCTATTCCTGA
- a CDS encoding Hpt domain-containing protein: MSAPQMNEKDPNDSDSTAPGGGIEAAARQRAEAAVAKLGESYLVEAGEQLAALRQAFDALPPRAEQSRGEIAGLARLAHELAGQGSIFGWPLMSEIGNALQHLLRDRAELGRADRAAVQAHLEVMETALREGVREAAEPRGQDLLAGLAEFEED; encoded by the coding sequence ATGAGCGCTCCCCAGATGAACGAAAAAGACCCGAACGATAGCGATTCCACGGCGCCCGGCGGCGGCATTGAGGCCGCCGCCAGGCAGCGCGCCGAAGCCGCCGTGGCAAAGCTTGGCGAGAGCTATCTGGTCGAGGCCGGAGAGCAACTCGCGGCGCTACGCCAGGCCTTTGATGCGCTGCCGCCACGGGCCGAGCAAAGCCGGGGCGAGATCGCCGGGTTGGCCCGCCTGGCCCACGAATTGGCCGGCCAGGGCAGCATCTTCGGCTGGCCCTTGATGAGTGAGATCGGCAATGCGCTACAGCATCTGCTGAGAGACCGCGCCGAGCTTGGCCGGGCCGACCGGGCCGCCGTCCAGGCCCACCTCGAGGTCATGGAAACGGCTCTCCGCGAAGGCGTTCGCGAGGCCGCCGAGCCCCGCGGCCAGGACCTGCTGGCGGGCTTGGCGGAATTCGAGGAAGATTAA
- a CDS encoding acyl-CoA dehydratase activase produces MSHAGGVDVGSTQTKAVIVDDDGTIVGRSLIETGADVTKAAEVAYQLALAESIAEDADVGYVIGTGYGRYKVTFGDRQVTEISCHGRGAAHMFPGTKTVLDMGGQDSKAIRIQPNGEIVDFCMNDKCAAGTGRFLGAASDALEIPLDDLGPTALNSEKPVRISTTCTVFAEAEVLSWLGKGKKIEDILWGVHQSIAARSFGLLRRVGIEDEITFSGGVALNVGMIKAMEEKLERSLNVSGESHYMGALGAALYALDSVKAGEPRKLEKEVA; encoded by the coding sequence ATGAGCCATGCAGGCGGCGTCGACGTCGGATCGACGCAAACCAAGGCGGTGATCGTCGACGACGACGGCACCATCGTCGGGCGCTCGTTGATCGAAACCGGCGCCGACGTGACCAAGGCGGCGGAAGTGGCATACCAGCTGGCGCTGGCCGAATCGATCGCCGAGGACGCAGACGTGGGCTACGTCATCGGCACCGGCTACGGACGCTACAAGGTGACCTTCGGCGACCGCCAGGTGACCGAGATCTCGTGCCACGGCCGCGGCGCCGCCCACATGTTCCCGGGCACCAAGACGGTGCTCGACATGGGCGGCCAGGACTCGAAGGCCATCCGCATCCAGCCCAACGGCGAGATCGTCGATTTCTGCATGAACGACAAGTGCGCCGCCGGCACCGGGCGTTTCCTGGGCGCCGCTTCCGACGCCCTCGAGATCCCGCTCGACGACCTCGGGCCGACGGCGCTTAATTCGGAAAAGCCGGTGCGAATCAGCACCACCTGCACCGTCTTCGCCGAGGCCGAGGTGCTGAGCTGGCTGGGCAAGGGCAAGAAAATCGAGGACATCCTCTGGGGCGTGCACCAGTCCATCGCGGCGCGCTCCTTCGGGCTCTTGCGCCGCGTCGGCATCGAGGACGAGATCACCTTCTCGGGCGGCGTGGCGCTCAACGTCGGCATGATCAAGGCGATGGAGGAAAAGCTCGAGCGCAGCCTCAACGTCAGCGGGGAATCGCACTACATGGGGGCGCTGGGGGCGGCGCTCTACGCGCTCGACAGCGTCAAGGCCGGCGAGCCCCGCAAGCTCGAGAAGGAGGTAGCCTGA
- a CDS encoding 2-hydroxyacyl-CoA dehydratase family protein — MTNLQNTPETWDKDLVGRGARDGARLFRDWFGELTGVAGDQGGAAYVFVMGSMNEILKSFDMPVVFPEVNALQTAIRRTSDTYLNEAEDYGYSPDICGYVKADVAMQLRGGEHPMGTIPKPSIAVLTNACNTYIKWAEIWERFYDTPTVVIDIPGTRTWGDQSQPGDEDFEYEKRYVAGQIKELIAICEKITGKKFDIDKFREHMAWANDLSVAYSRALEINKNSPAVFNALTDGTIYLGMANCFRGSEEGSRYFQELVEEMAYRAQNGIGVLGRVDDREVVLEQRYRLGFIGVPCYPIFRRFNDLFANQGGVFVNSTYMSFAAGGADLGHVYDLEDPIDALAEGTLISVREAMDAMFHQSRDIETVDSEYNLDGIVYHPIKSCRTVSTGMADRRHHAAEDMGLATLFMESDMMDPRVVSEAQMRNRVDAFFEGLVAREQRGAA; from the coding sequence ATGACGAATTTGCAGAACACGCCCGAGACCTGGGACAAGGACCTGGTCGGCCGCGGCGCCCGCGACGGCGCGCGCCTCTTTCGCGACTGGTTCGGCGAGCTCACCGGGGTGGCCGGCGATCAGGGCGGGGCGGCCTACGTCTTCGTCATGGGCAGCATGAACGAGATCCTCAAGAGCTTCGACATGCCGGTGGTCTTCCCCGAGGTCAACGCCCTGCAAACGGCCATCCGCCGCACCTCGGACACCTACCTCAACGAAGCCGAGGATTATGGCTACTCGCCCGACATCTGCGGCTACGTCAAGGCCGACGTGGCCATGCAGTTGCGCGGCGGCGAGCACCCCATGGGCACCATCCCCAAGCCCTCGATCGCGGTGCTGACCAACGCCTGCAACACCTACATCAAATGGGCCGAGATCTGGGAACGCTTCTACGACACGCCCACCGTCGTCATCGACATTCCCGGCACCCGCACCTGGGGCGACCAGAGCCAGCCCGGCGACGAGGACTTCGAATACGAAAAGCGCTACGTGGCGGGCCAGATCAAGGAACTCATCGCGATCTGCGAAAAGATCACCGGCAAGAAGTTCGACATCGACAAGTTCCGTGAGCACATGGCCTGGGCCAACGACCTCAGTGTTGCCTACAGCCGCGCCCTGGAGATCAACAAGAACTCGCCGGCCGTCTTCAACGCACTGACCGACGGCACCATCTATCTCGGCATGGCCAACTGCTTCCGGGGCAGCGAGGAGGGCAGCCGCTACTTCCAGGAACTGGTCGAGGAGATGGCCTACCGGGCGCAGAACGGCATCGGCGTGCTGGGCCGCGTGGACGACCGGGAAGTGGTGCTCGAGCAGCGCTACCGCCTGGGCTTCATCGGCGTCCCCTGCTATCCCATCTTCCGCCGTTTCAACGACCTCTTCGCCAACCAGGGCGGCGTCTTCGTCAACTCGACCTACATGTCGTTTGCCGCCGGCGGTGCGGATCTGGGCCACGTCTACGACCTCGAGGATCCCATCGACGCCCTGGCCGAGGGCACGCTGATTTCGGTGCGCGAGGCCATGGATGCCATGTTCCATCAGTCCCGGGACATCGAGACCGTGGATTCCGAATACAATCTCGACGGCATCGTCTATCATCCCATCAAGAGCTGCCGCACGGTCTCCACAGGCATGGCGGATAGGCGCCACCATGCGGCCGAGGACATGGGCCTGGCGACGCTGTTCATGGAATCCGACATGATGGACCCGCGTGTGGTCTCCGAGGCCCAGATGCGCAACCGCGTCGACGCCTTCTTCGAGGGCCTGGTGGCGCGCGAACAACGAGGAGCGGCCTGA
- a CDS encoding 2-hydroxyacyl-CoA dehydratase family protein: MAANGHYFREWQGKSLERIFQLCRELAEDPEYPTVKAWRQQGGKVIGHFQVYFPEEIAHAAGLLPVKMRGAQTDGMEAESHFGSYLCSVIKTSLDIALSGNIELDLFVTHPICDAARNLGGVWGRNFDYKCQILYLPQNPNSRHSQEYLRNEYARLGRDISELTGQPISDEALRASIELYNKTRELFAELYALRRERPWLIASDEAMALTALAGILPREEFNELLKTVLGLVKERPAKQQDKMRVVFEGGFCEVPPFDLLQTVSRSCYVVDDDLYIGLRFILDPVPTAGDPWDNLAHAYIENSSYSPVQHDLRKPKEKMLLERVRGADAEAVILAAAKMCEPGLDEQVAYSKELDEHEIPYFISEFEENQNTFDHLAIQLETFVENILFD; this comes from the coding sequence ATGGCAGCCAACGGCCACTACTTCAGGGAATGGCAAGGCAAATCGCTGGAGCGCATTTTCCAGCTTTGCCGCGAGCTGGCCGAAGATCCCGAATACCCCACCGTCAAGGCCTGGCGCCAACAGGGCGGCAAGGTGATCGGCCACTTCCAGGTCTATTTCCCGGAAGAGATCGCCCACGCCGCCGGCCTCTTGCCGGTCAAGATGCGCGGCGCCCAGACCGACGGCATGGAGGCCGAATCGCACTTCGGTTCCTACCTCTGCTCGGTCATCAAGACCTCGCTCGACATAGCCCTTAGCGGCAACATCGAGCTCGACCTCTTCGTCACCCACCCGATCTGCGACGCGGCGCGCAACCTGGGCGGCGTCTGGGGGCGCAATTTCGATTACAAGTGCCAGATCCTTTATCTGCCGCAGAACCCCAACTCGCGGCATTCCCAGGAATACCTGCGCAACGAATATGCCCGCCTGGGCCGCGACATCAGCGAGCTCACCGGCCAGCCCATCAGCGACGAGGCGCTACGGGCCTCGATAGAGCTTTATAACAAGACCCGAGAACTGTTCGCCGAGCTCTATGCGCTTCGCCGCGAACGGCCCTGGCTGATCGCCTCGGATGAGGCCATGGCGCTGACGGCACTGGCCGGCATCCTGCCGCGGGAAGAGTTCAACGAATTGCTGAAGACGGTGCTCGGCCTGGTCAAGGAACGCCCGGCCAAGCAGCAGGACAAGATGCGCGTGGTCTTCGAGGGCGGCTTCTGCGAGGTGCCGCCGTTTGATCTTTTGCAGACCGTGTCGCGGTCCTGCTACGTGGTCGACGACGACCTTTACATCGGGCTGCGCTTCATCCTCGACCCTGTGCCCACCGCCGGCGATCCCTGGGACAACCTGGCGCATGCCTATATCGAGAATTCATCCTACAGCCCGGTGCAGCACGACCTGCGCAAGCCCAAGGAAAAGATGCTGCTGGAGCGCGTCCGGGGCGCCGACGCCGAGGCCGTGATCCTGGCCGCCGCCAAGATGTGCGAGCCCGGCCTCGATGAACAGGTGGCCTATTCCAAGGAGCTCGACGAGCACGAGATCCCCTACTTCATCAGCGAGTTCGAGGAAAACCAGAACACCTTCGACCATCTCGCCATCCAGTTGGAGACCTTCGTCGAAAACATCCTGTTCGACTAG
- a CDS encoding ABC transporter substrate-binding protein has protein sequence MRVKFLLSALAVAAVAVLPAQAKELKFAFQGTLNSLDPYNLNETFHLGFQGNIYEGLVRRGGDLKIEPALATSWEVMEPTRWRFHLRKAVKFHDGSAFTADDVIFSADRSRAEGSDVKTRIAADTKVVKVDDYTVDFVTSKPNPIIFFEWGTWYIMSKSWAEKNKAVKPQAMSGDEENYATRHANGTGPFMLVSHQSGVKTVAEVNPNWWDNANKEHNLTKVTFTPISSDATRVAALLSGNVDMAYPVPVQDQKRVDANSGTRMLVGPELRTIFLGFDQHSDELLYSNVKGKNPFKDKRVREAFFRAIDINAIKKKVMRGLSDPSALMISPALTAAPKGHYKRRSFDLAKAKKLLADAGYPNGFETAMDCPNDRYVNDEAICQAVVSMLAKAGVKVALNAQPKAKYFPKVLAPNLDVSFYLLGWTPGSFDSWNVLANIHGCPRMDDNSPVWNKPDRGKISNGKFNIGGYCNPKVDALTSKILSETDQDKRNEMIMQAWTMTIDDVAYIPLHQQALAWGVKDSVNLAQRQDNQFAWRHVMVK, from the coding sequence ATGCGTGTGAAATTTTTACTCTCGGCGCTGGCCGTCGCGGCCGTGGCCGTTCTGCCGGCGCAAGCCAAGGAACTCAAGTTCGCCTTTCAAGGCACCTTGAATTCGCTTGACCCCTATAATCTCAACGAGACCTTTCACCTGGGCTTCCAGGGCAACATCTACGAGGGCCTGGTTCGCCGTGGCGGCGACCTCAAGATCGAGCCTGCCCTGGCCACCAGTTGGGAGGTCATGGAGCCCACGCGCTGGCGCTTTCATTTGCGCAAGGCCGTCAAGTTCCACGACGGCTCGGCCTTCACGGCCGATGACGTGATCTTTTCGGCCGATCGCTCGCGGGCCGAAGGGTCTGACGTGAAAACCCGCATCGCCGCCGATACCAAAGTGGTCAAGGTCGACGACTACACCGTCGATTTCGTCACCTCCAAGCCCAACCCGATCATCTTTTTCGAGTGGGGCACCTGGTACATCATGTCCAAGTCCTGGGCCGAGAAGAACAAGGCCGTCAAGCCGCAGGCCATGAGCGGGGACGAGGAAAACTACGCCACCCGCCATGCCAACGGCACCGGCCCCTTCATGTTGGTGAGCCACCAATCGGGCGTCAAGACGGTGGCCGAGGTCAATCCCAATTGGTGGGACAACGCCAACAAGGAACACAACCTCACCAAGGTCACCTTCACGCCGATCAGCTCCGACGCCACGCGGGTGGCGGCGCTGTTGTCGGGTAATGTGGACATGGCCTATCCGGTGCCGGTGCAGGACCAGAAGCGGGTCGATGCCAACAGCGGCACCCGCATGCTGGTGGGACCGGAGCTGCGTACCATCTTCCTGGGCTTCGATCAGCACTCGGACGAGCTTTTGTACTCCAACGTCAAGGGCAAGAACCCCTTCAAGGACAAGCGCGTGCGCGAGGCTTTCTTCCGGGCCATCGACATCAACGCCATCAAGAAAAAGGTCATGCGGGGGCTTTCCGATCCTTCGGCCCTGATGATCTCGCCGGCGCTTACGGCGGCGCCCAAGGGACATTACAAACGCCGCTCCTTTGATCTGGCCAAGGCCAAGAAGCTGCTGGCCGATGCCGGCTATCCCAATGGCTTCGAGACCGCCATGGACTGCCCCAACGACCGCTACGTCAACGACGAAGCGATCTGCCAGGCCGTCGTCTCGATGCTGGCCAAGGCCGGCGTCAAGGTGGCCCTCAATGCCCAGCCCAAGGCCAAGTACTTCCCCAAGGTGCTGGCACCCAACTTGGACGTCAGCTTCTACCTGCTGGGCTGGACGCCGGGTAGTTTCGATTCCTGGAACGTGCTGGCCAACATCCACGGCTGCCCGCGCATGGACGACAACTCGCCGGTCTGGAACAAGCCTGATCGCGGCAAGATCAGCAATGGCAAGTTCAACATCGGCGGCTACTGCAACCCCAAGGTTGATGCCCTGACGTCCAAGATCCTCAGTGAGACCGACCAGGACAAACGCAACGAGATGATCATGCAGGCCTGGACCATGACCATCGACGATGTGGCCTACATCCCGCTGCATCAGCAGGCCTTGGCCTGGGGCGTCAAGGACAGCGTCAACTTGGCGCAACGCCAGGACAACCAGTTCGCCTGGCGTCACGTGATGGTGAAGTAG
- a CDS encoding acyl-CoA dehydratase activase, which translates to MAHTIGLDIGSTYTKAVVLDGDHQIVARYMQPTGSKLQEAAAQTSGEAAKLAGLGRADLDYAIATGYGRHQYDDTDLQVTDLTATARGSAFLFPGTRTVLDIGGQTMKASRVDESRKVRTFRLNDKCASGTGMFLEKTVRYMGYETEDIGDLLERANEAVPISGVCTVFAESEVINHLSNSVPPEDIMLGAGMSLTQRSVQLLKRIKIESEVTLVGGILRWGSLVKAIEELIKTEVNVADDDMPQYVAALGCAILGHIRLNKLAQQKPDEGRAAA; encoded by the coding sequence ATGGCCCATACCATCGGACTGGACATCGGCTCGACCTACACCAAAGCCGTGGTGCTGGACGGGGACCACCAAATCGTCGCCCGCTACATGCAGCCCACGGGATCGAAACTGCAGGAGGCGGCGGCCCAGACCAGCGGCGAGGCGGCCAAGCTGGCCGGGCTCGGCCGGGCCGACCTCGATTACGCCATCGCCACCGGCTACGGCCGCCACCAGTACGACGACACCGACCTGCAGGTCACCGACCTGACGGCCACGGCCCGGGGTTCGGCGTTTTTGTTTCCCGGCACCCGTACCGTGCTCGACATCGGCGGCCAGACCATGAAGGCCAGCCGCGTCGACGAGAGCCGCAAGGTGCGCACCTTCCGCCTCAACGACAAGTGCGCCTCGGGCACCGGCATGTTCCTGGAAAAGACCGTGCGCTACATGGGCTACGAGACCGAAGACATCGGCGATCTTTTGGAGCGCGCCAACGAGGCCGTGCCGATCTCCGGCGTCTGCACGGTGTTTGCCGAATCCGAGGTCATCAACCACCTTTCCAACAGCGTGCCGCCCGAGGACATCATGTTGGGCGCCGGCATGTCGCTGACCCAGCGTTCGGTGCAGCTCTTGAAGCGCATCAAGATCGAGAGCGAGGTCACCCTGGTCGGCGGCATCTTGCGCTGGGGTAGCCTGGTCAAGGCCATCGAGGAGCTGATCAAGACCGAGGTCAACGTCGCCGACGACGACATGCCGCAGTACGTGGCGGCGCTGGGCTGCGCCATATTGGGCCACATCCGGCTGAACAAGCTGGCCCAGCAGAAACCGGACGAGGGCCGGGCCGCGGCATGA